A DNA window from Nitrospira sp. contains the following coding sequences:
- a CDS encoding hypothetical protein (Evidence 4 : Unknown function but conserved in other organisms; MaGe:77309200): MSDPLLQAYREVEMAMERFTLVLHDHVDHLRKTEPSGSDKLHRMANGTKAMRDSASIYLSYAKYVAHGMPASEELIEDDLQG; the protein is encoded by the coding sequence ATGAGTGACCCACTTCTGCAAGCCTATAGAGAAGTCGAGATGGCAATGGAGCGTTTTACATTGGTGCTGCACGACCATGTCGATCACCTTCGCAAAACGGAGCCGTCCGGCTCCGATAAATTGCATCGCATGGCCAATGGGACCAAGGCCATGCGCGATAGCGCATCGATCTACCTATCCTATGCGAAATACGTCGCTCACGGAATGCCTGCCAGCGAGGAACTGATTGAGGACGATTTACAGGGATAA